The following are encoded in a window of Acidobacteriota bacterium genomic DNA:
- a CDS encoding PQQ-binding-like beta-propeller repeat protein, with product MNPNQHDFPRSQKPLRLWPGVVAAVLLCLVTFGIPIFAPDQSGTAIMAGIICGLLVIVWWLFFSRAPWPDRIGAIVVMVISVIVTKLVVHKSIANGMMGMMLPIFSVPIMSLALVIAVAMGNRLSVNARRVAMSFAILLGCGLFTLIRTGGMTGDANSDLHWRWTKTPEELLLAQARDVPPQVPPVAATPEPEEPVPAKPGEEPTPTPAVSETPQTRADWPGFRGAARDSIVRAVRIETDWAKSPPVEVWRRKVGPGWSSFAVQGDLVYTQEQRGEDEDVSCYSLTTGEPVWRHRDKARFWESNAGAGPRGTPTLSKGRVYTFGATGILNALDARNGAVVWSRNAALDTGAKLPNWGFASSPLVVGDKVIIATAGILAAYDRATGKPRWQGPTGGNGYSSPQLSTIDGVAQILLVNGDGLISLSPADGTLLWKHDWAGDGIVQPALIGGGNILIGSGSGLAASGMRRVAAAHGSDGWTVEERWTTNGLKPYYNDFVVHKGNAYGFDGSILACIGLEDGKRKWKGGRYGHGQLILLPEQDLLLVLSEEGELALVKATGDQFTELAKFKAIEGKTWNHPVLVGDQLLVRNGEEMAAFRLFMTSR from the coding sequence ATGAATCCCAATCAACATGACTTCCCGCGTTCTCAGAAGCCGCTGCGGTTGTGGCCCGGTGTGGTCGCCGCCGTGTTGCTGTGTTTGGTGACCTTTGGCATTCCGATCTTTGCGCCTGATCAAAGCGGCACGGCGATTATGGCCGGAATCATTTGCGGATTATTGGTCATCGTCTGGTGGCTGTTTTTCAGCCGCGCGCCCTGGCCGGATCGCATCGGCGCGATTGTTGTGATGGTCATCTCGGTCATTGTGACAAAGCTCGTCGTCCACAAATCCATTGCGAACGGAATGATGGGAATGATGCTGCCCATCTTTTCTGTCCCCATTATGAGCCTTGCGTTGGTTATTGCCGTCGCGATGGGGAATCGCCTTTCCGTCAATGCACGGCGAGTGGCGATGAGCTTTGCCATCTTGCTGGGCTGCGGACTGTTCACGCTGATACGAACGGGCGGAATGACCGGCGACGCGAACTCAGACTTACATTGGCGATGGACGAAAACTCCCGAAGAGTTGTTGCTTGCGCAAGCCCGCGACGTGCCGCCGCAGGTTCCACCGGTTGCCGCAACTCCTGAGCCTGAAGAACCGGTTCCGGCCAAGCCCGGCGAAGAACCGACGCCAACTCCTGCCGTTTCTGAAACTCCGCAAACGCGCGCCGACTGGCCCGGGTTTCGCGGAGCAGCGCGCGACAGCATCGTTCGCGCCGTGCGGATTGAAACCGATTGGGCAAAATCACCCCCGGTCGAAGTTTGGCGGCGAAAGGTTGGGCCGGGTTGGTCATCCTTCGCCGTTCAAGGCGATCTGGTTTATACACAGGAACAGCGGGGCGAAGACGAGGATGTTTCGTGTTACAGCCTGACGACCGGCGAGCCTGTGTGGAGACATCGGGACAAAGCGCGGTTTTGGGAATCGAATGCTGGCGCTGGCCCGCGTGGGACGCCGACTTTGAGCAAAGGCCGCGTGTATACGTTTGGGGCGACCGGGATTCTGAATGCGCTCGATGCCCGCAATGGCGCTGTCGTCTGGTCGCGCAATGCCGCGCTTGACACGGGCGCAAAGCTTCCGAACTGGGGCTTTGCGAGTTCGCCGCTGGTGGTCGGCGACAAAGTCATCATCGCCACTGCAGGCATACTTGCCGCCTACGACCGCGCCACGGGCAAACCGCGTTGGCAAGGCCCTACAGGCGGTAATGGTTACAGTTCGCCGCAGCTTTCGACGATTGATGGTGTTGCGCAAATTCTGCTGGTCAACGGAGACGGCCTGATCAGCCTTTCTCCGGCGGATGGCACATTGCTTTGGAAACACGACTGGGCGGGCGATGGGATCGTGCAACCGGCACTGATTGGTGGAGGAAACATTTTGATCGGCAGCGGTTCCGGGCTTGCCGCTTCCGGCATGCGCCGCGTCGCGGCCGCGCACGGAAGCGACGGTTGGACTGTCGAAGAGCGTTGGACGACGAACGGTTTGAAGCCTTACTACAATGATTTTGTCGTTCACAAAGGCAATGCCTACGGCTTCGACGGCAGCATTCTGGCTTGCATCGGCCTCGAAGATGGCAAGCGCAAATGGAAAGGCGGACGGTACGGCCACGGCCAACTCATTCTGTTGCCGGAGCAGGATTTGCTGCTGGTTCTGTCAGAAGAAGGCGAGTTGGCGCTGGTTAAAGCAACGGGAGATCAATTTACGGAACTCGCAAAGTTTAAAGCCATTGAAGGCAAAACCTGGAATCATCCGGTGCTGGTTGGCGATCAACTGCTGGTTCGCAACGGCGAGGAAATGGCGGCGTTTCGATTGTTTATGACTAGCCGTTGA
- a CDS encoding NmrA family NAD(P)-binding protein: MKRILVIGSTGTVGRQVVSQLDTANVLVRALTRNPASTNLPLQAEIVYGDLTIPDSLDQALNQVDAVFLVWTAPATAVQPAIERIARHVRRIVFLSSPHQTAHPFFQQPNPMATMHKEIERLIQACGFQWTFLRPGMFAVNCLSWWTPQIREGNNVVRWPYGEAPTAPIHERDIAAVGIQTLCEEGHDGKDYVLTGPESLTQSEQVRIIGEVIGRPLRFEEISPDEAQRELLTVIPPPAVTMLLNAWAAALGRPAYVTTAVEDLTGTPARSFRDWVQDHASEFWR, encoded by the coding sequence ATGAAACGAATTTTGGTGATCGGTTCTACGGGGACGGTCGGGCGTCAGGTCGTTTCGCAACTTGATACCGCAAACGTTCTTGTTCGCGCCCTGACTCGCAATCCGGCTTCCACAAATTTGCCACTGCAGGCCGAGATCGTCTACGGCGACCTGACGATTCCTGACTCGCTCGATCAGGCATTGAATCAAGTTGATGCAGTATTTCTGGTCTGGACCGCGCCTGCCACTGCTGTTCAGCCCGCGATTGAGCGGATTGCGAGACACGTCCGGAGGATCGTTTTTCTCTCCTCTCCACACCAGACCGCGCATCCCTTCTTCCAGCAGCCCAATCCGATGGCAACCATGCACAAAGAAATCGAGCGACTGATCCAGGCTTGTGGATTCCAATGGACATTTCTACGTCCGGGAATGTTTGCCGTAAATTGTTTGAGTTGGTGGACGCCACAGATTCGCGAAGGCAACAATGTTGTGCGCTGGCCTTACGGTGAAGCGCCAACCGCGCCAATCCACGAACGCGACATTGCTGCCGTCGGAATCCAAACACTTTGTGAGGAAGGCCACGATGGAAAAGATTATGTCCTGACCGGACCCGAATCCTTGACCCAATCCGAGCAGGTACGGATCATCGGCGAAGTGATCGGGCGCCCATTACGTTTTGAAGAAATCTCACCGGATGAAGCACAGCGCGAATTGTTGACCGTGATCCCTCCGCCAGCCGTAACGATGCTGCTGAACGCCTGGGCAGCCGCGCTTGGCCGACCAGCTTATGTAACCACTGCCGTTGAAGATCTGACCGGAACGCCAGCGCGGTCCTTCCGCGATTGGGTACAAGATCACGCCTCCGAATTTTGGCGATGA